The proteins below come from a single Cannabis sativa cultivar Pink pepper isolate KNU-18-1 chromosome 3, ASM2916894v1, whole genome shotgun sequence genomic window:
- the LOC115709327 gene encoding uncharacterized protein LOC115709327, whose amino-acid sequence MGSHCHTKEKVCEICGSNNPRSEYLLVTCSVCNTTCEHIYCMRRKLKKVPKDWVCESCLTSSDSIMMKSWETDAAVTSSFQEDEAVRRAMSNEKISNSQQKPVENDIIILDDDDDDDAFHEDGDEEMDDAEGFDDDDNMSGDEEIEDYVAGRGPALMHEVIKAQSKGIRTPIMFNEFGQVIGPARNKFASTLGAIVRRTVNINHNSWAKVPMAEKNKFWRIVEETFEIDSKVRKKILQMGGRYWRNFKANLTKRWIEKHRHTHPRKLRHPPRGYISVIRKIDWDKFVKVRLSPEWAEKRKKMQAVRAKVPYNHNMSRGGYMSKKEQLMKEHDGQITEVDRAELWTLGRTNKKEELSGEAASVKANIDHYRQLQTEGKWPLEGSNDEKSGAVRGMGVGVMPNQFFDTPTPMSKKGKAKETSNKTSIDEILRVNCSVCNTTREHVYCMRRKVRNEVSKDWVCESCRISSDSILIESGEEDAVVTSSFQEDEAVTIAMTSDQFSNPVETGKVKLDPHEEVVKLSSGITGTILSTNINHTDDDPEDMDDAEGFDNDENMSGDEEVENYVAGRGPTLMREIFNARSEGIRTLIVFNEFGQVIGPARTKFVSTLGSIVRRTINIKHESWAKVPISEKNKVWKIVEETFEIDPKARKKILKMGRRYWKNFKANLTKCWIEKHRYTKPDKLRHPPRGYISVIRKIDWDNFVKVRLSPEWAEKRKKMQALRAKHSHNHNMSRGGYISKEEQLMKECDGQITEIDRAELWMLGRTNKKGELSVEAASVKAKIDHYRQLQTEGKWTPEGSNDLLTMAIGTPENRGHVRGVGVGVTPTQYFDTPTPMSRKGKAKETSNNTRVDEAVTRDTTNEQVSNLQKNVMLEPHEEAVNLNESKDDDDHPFPKDSGEEMDDAEGFDNDENASGDEEIKNYVAGRGPTLMREVFKARSEGIRTPIVFNEFGQVVGPARTKFISTLGSIVRRTVNIKHDSWAKVPISEKNKLWKIIEETFEIDPKARKKILQKSGKYWKNFKTNLTNCWIEKHRYTKPDKLRHPPRGYISVIKKIDWDNFVKVRLSPEWAEKRKKMQVLRAKHSHNHNMSRGGYISKEEQLMKECDGQITEIDRAELWTLGRTNKKGELSVEAASVKANIDHFKRLQTEGKWKPEGSNDLLTMAIGTPENRGHVRGVGVGVTPTQYFDTPTPVSRKGKAKEALENSKVEALRREFEEKFRQQEEFFKQQQEEFLRRQEAMMKAFMESARGSSSHAVTPELDTTQPTCVTNLEPD is encoded by the exons atgGGTAGCCATTGCCATACCAAG GAAAAGGTTTGTGAAATATGTGGTAGCAATAATCCTCGTTCTGAATATTTACTTGTAACTTGTTCGGTATGCAACACAACATGTGAACATAT TTACTGCATGCGAAGAAAGTTAAAGAAAGTCCCTAAAGATTGGGTATGTGAATCATGCCTAACCAGcagtgactcgattatgatgaAATCTTGGGAGACTGATGCTGCTGTGACATCTTCATTCCAAGAAGATGAAGCTGTGAGAAGAGCAATGAGCAATGAGAAAATTTCAAATTCGCAGCAAAAGCCCGTAGAAAATG atataataattttagatgatgacgatgatgatgatgcatTTCATGAGGATGGTGATGAGGAAATGGATGATGCTGAGGGGTTCGATGATGATGACAATATGAGTGGTGATGAGGAGATAGAGGATTATGTAGCCGGTAGAGGCCCTGCGTTGATGCATGAGGTAATTAAAGCTCAGAGTAAGGGTATACGCACACCGATAATGTTCAATGAGTTTGGACAAGTTATCGGTCCAGCTAGAAACAAGTTTGCATCGACACTTGGAGCCATTGTACGCAGAACTGTTAATATTAATCATAACAGTTGGGCAAAGGTTCCTATGGCcgagaaaaataaattttggcgTATCGTTGAG GAGACTTTTGAGATAGATTCGAAAGTGAGGAAAAAGATTTTACAGATGGGCGGTAGATATTGGAGGAATTTCAAAGCAAACCTCACAAAAAGATGGATAGAAAAACATAGACACACTCATCCCCGCAAGCTGAGACACCCACCGAGAGGATATATATCGGTGATAAGAAAAATCGATTGGGATAAGTTTGTCAAAGTAAGACTAAGCCCAGAATGGgctgagaaaagaaagaaaatgcaAGCGGTACGAGCAAAGGTTCCTTATAATCATAACATGTCTAGAGGAGGTTATATGTCAAAGAAGGAACAACTAATGAAAGAACACGATGGCCAAATAACCGAGGTTGATAGAGCTGAGTTGTGGACATTAGGTCGAACGAACAAGAAGGAAGAGTTGTCTGGTGAGGCGGCATCTGTGAAAGCTAACATT GATCATTACAGACAACTGCAAACAGAGGGGAAGTGGCCACTCGAAGGGTCTAATGATGAGAAAAGCGGTGCTGTTAGGGGTATGGGAGTTGGTGTGATGCCCAACCAATTTTTCGACACTCCAACACCCATGTCAAAGAAGGGGAAAGCCAAAGAAACTTCGAATAAAACCAGCATTGATGAAATTTTACGTGTAAACTGTTCTGTATGCAACACAACTCGCGAACATGT TTATTGCATGCGAAGAAAAGTGAGAAACGAGGTCTCTAAAGATTGGGTGTGTGAATCTTGCCGAATCAGCAGTGACTCGATTCTTATAGAATCTGGAGAGGAAGATGCTGTTGTGACTTCTTCGTTCCAAGAAGATGAAGCGGTGACCATAGCAATGACCAGTGACCAATTTTCAAATCCAGTAGAAACTGGTAAAGTTAAGTTAGATCCTCATGAAGAAGTTGTTAAGCTATCTTCAGGAATCACGGGAACAATATTGTCCACAAACATAAATCATACAGATGATGATCCTGAGGATATGGATGATGCTGAGGGGTTCGATAATGATGAGAATATGAGCGGTGATGAGGAGGTAGAGAATTATGTAGCTGGTAGAGGTCCAACATTGATGCGTGAGATATTTAACGCTCGAAGTGAGGGTATACGCACTTTGATAGTGTTCAATGAGTTTGGACAAGTTATCGGTCCAGCGAGAACAAAGTTTGTGTCTACACTTGGATCCATTGTACGCAGAACTATTAACATTAAGCATGAAAGTTGGGCAAAGGTTCCTATTTCCGAGAAAAATAAAGTATGGAAAATCGTTGAG GAGACTTTTGAGATAGATCCTAAAGCGAGGAAAAAGATTTTAAAGATGGGTCGCAGATATTGGAAGAACTTCAAAGCAAACCTCACCAAATGTTGGATAGAAAAACATAGATACACTAAACCGGACAAGCTGAGACACCCACCGAGAGGATATATATCGGTTATAAGAAAAATCGATTGGGACAACTTTGTCAAAGTTAGACTGAGCCCAGAATGGGccgagaaaagaaagaaaatgcaAGCGTTACGGGCTAAGCATTCTCACAATCATAACATGTCGAGGGGAGGTTATATTTCTAAGGAGGAGCAACTAATGAAAGAATGTGATGGCCAAATAACTGAGATTGATAGGGCCGAGTTGTGGATGTTAGGCCGAACTAACAAGAAAGGAGAGCTATCTGTTGAGGCGGCATCAGTGAAAGCTAAGATT GATCATTACAGACAGTTGCAAACCGAGGGGAAGTGGACACCCGAAGGGTCTAATGATTTGCTTACTATGGCAATAGGCACCCCAGAGAATAGAGGGCATGTTAGGGGTGTGGGAGTTGGCGTGACGCCCACTCAATATTTTGACACTCCAACGCCCATGTCAAGGAAGGGGAAAGCAAAAGAAACTTCAAATAACACCCGGGTCGATGAAGCTGTGACAAGAGATACGACCAATGAGCAAGTTTCAAATCTGCAGAAAAATGTTATGTTAGAACCTCATGAAGAAGCCGTTAACCTCAACGAGTCAAAAG ATGATGATGATCATCCATTTCCCAAGGATAGTGGTGAGGAAATGGATGATGCTGAGGGGTTCGATAATGATGAGAACGCGAGTGGTGATGAGGAGATAAAGAATTATGTTGCTGGTAGAGGACCGACATTGATGCGTGAGGTATTTAAAGCCCGAAGTGAGGGTATACGCACACCAATAGTGTTCAATGAGTTTGGTCAAGTCGTTGGCCCAGCAAGAACAAAGTTCATATCGACACTTGGATCCATTGTACGCAGAACTGTTAACATTAAGCATGACAGTTGGGCAAAAGTTCCTATTTCCGAGAAAAATAAACTATGGAAAATCATTGAG GAGACTTTTGAGATAGATCCTAAAGCAAGGAAAAAGATTTTACAGAAGAGTGGCAAATATTGGAAGAACTTCAAAACAAACCTCACCAATTGTTGGATAGAAAAACATAGATACACTAAACCCGACAAGCTGAGACACCCACCGAGAGGATATATATCGGTGATAAAAAAAATCGATTGGGACAACTTTGTCAAAGTTAGACTGAGTCCAGAATGGGccgagaagagaaagaaaatgcAAGTGTTACGAGCTAAGCATTCTCACAATCATAACATGTCGAGGGGAGGTTATATTTCTAAGGAGGAGCAACTAATGAAAGAATGTGATGGCCAAATAACTGAGATTGATAGGGCCGAGTTGTGGACATTAGGCCGAACGAACAAGAAGGGAGAGTTGTCTGTTGAGGCGGCTTCAGTGAAAGCTAACATT GATCATTTTAAACGGCTGCAAACCGAGGGGAAGTGGAAACCCGAAGGGTCTAATGATTTGCTTACTATGGCAATAGGCACCCCCGAGAATAGAGGGCATGTTAGGGGTGTGGGAGTGGGCGTGACGCCCACTCAATATTTTGACACTCCAACGCCCGTGTCAAGGAAGGGGAAAGCAAAAGAAGCTTTGGAAAACTCCAAAGTTGAAGCGTTAAGAAGAGAGTTTGAAGAAAAATTTCGGCAACAAGAAGAATTCTTCAAACAACAACAAGAAGAATTCTTACGCCGACAAGAAGCCATGATGAAAGCATTCATGGAGTCTGCGAGAGGCTCGTCGTCTCATGCAGTAACGCCTGAGTTGGACACAACACAACCAACATGTGTAACGAACCTTGAACCCGATTAA